A region of Staphylococcus sp. IVB6181 DNA encodes the following proteins:
- a CDS encoding tripartite tricarboxylate transporter permease, which translates to MGDINTFLEGLTTAFHPMNLLWVLIGGFLGTIVGMLPGLGPATAVAVLIPVTFGMEPVSALILMIAIYYGAMYGGSRSSILLNTPGDGSAIAATFDGYPMTKNGEAGKALTISAVASLIGGIVTVIGFIVLAKPLSDFSLQFGPREYFVLFLFTLSTIVSLSIGKMVKGFIATAIGLMVSTVGVDLQTSVYRFTFDIPHLSEGINFLVVIIGVYAVAEVLYNYMHLEALKPPDAKLGAMKLTKTDWKRTWWTMLRQSPLGFVIGVLPGAGGSIASMLSYSTERQVNKNGKDFGKGAIEGVAAPEASNNAASVGALIPLLTMGVPGSGTTAVILGAVIMLGLQPGPLLFENEPETIWTLINSMFIGNIFLVIINIALIGLLLKILRTPPKVLYPIILVLAYLGTYTLGYSVVDFYILLVFGLLGLGLKLLDFPMAPLILAAIVGSDMEQNFRKSLITSNNNIFDIFFGSPISIVLTIMTILSLTYPLILKFVKRKKKTA; encoded by the coding sequence ATGGGAGATATCAACACTTTCTTAGAGGGTCTCACAACTGCCTTTCACCCCATGAATTTGCTTTGGGTATTGATTGGCGGTTTCTTAGGGACAATAGTAGGCATGCTGCCGGGGTTGGGCCCTGCAACTGCAGTTGCGGTCTTGATTCCTGTCACGTTTGGTATGGAACCGGTAAGTGCCTTGATTTTAATGATTGCGATTTATTATGGCGCGATGTATGGGGGATCTCGCAGTTCCATCTTGTTAAATACACCAGGTGATGGTTCCGCAATCGCAGCCACATTTGATGGGTATCCGATGACGAAGAATGGAGAAGCGGGTAAAGCATTAACGATTTCTGCAGTAGCATCATTAATCGGCGGGATTGTCACAGTTATCGGATTTATCGTTCTCGCCAAACCGCTGTCCGACTTCTCGCTTCAATTCGGACCAAGAGAATACTTCGTCTTATTCTTATTTACACTATCAACCATTGTTTCACTTTCAATTGGTAAGATGGTTAAAGGTTTTATTGCGACTGCCATCGGCTTAATGGTCAGTACTGTAGGTGTCGATTTACAGACAAGTGTTTACCGCTTCACCTTCGACATTCCTCACCTGAGCGAAGGCATCAACTTCTTAGTTGTTATCATCGGTGTCTATGCAGTCGCAGAAGTTCTATACAATTATATGCATCTAGAAGCTTTAAAGCCGCCTGATGCCAAACTAGGCGCTATGAAACTGACTAAAACAGATTGGAAACGTACATGGTGGACTATGTTAAGACAAAGTCCATTAGGCTTTGTGATCGGTGTCTTACCTGGTGCCGGAGGTTCTATAGCATCTATGCTAAGTTACTCTACAGAACGCCAAGTCAACAAGAACGGCAAAGACTTCGGTAAAGGTGCTATTGAGGGTGTTGCCGCACCAGAAGCATCCAACAACGCCGCTTCTGTCGGTGCTTTGATTCCCTTACTGACAATGGGCGTGCCGGGTTCAGGTACAACCGCTGTTATTTTAGGGGCAGTCATTATGTTAGGTCTGCAGCCAGGACCGCTTCTCTTTGAGAATGAACCAGAAACCATTTGGACATTAATCAACAGCATGTTCATCGGCAACATCTTCTTAGTCATCATCAACATTGCTTTAATCGGTTTATTACTTAAAATCTTGCGTACACCGCCTAAAGTCTTGTATCCGATTATTTTAGTACTCGCATACTTAGGAACTTATACACTAGGCTACAGTGTCGTAGATTTCTATATCTTATTAGTCTTCGGTTTACTCGGCTTAGGCTTAAAACTGTTAGACTTCCCGATGGCACCATTAATACTCGCTGCCATTGTCGGATCAGATATGGAACAAAATTTCCGTAAAAGTTTAATCACCAGCAACAACAACATATTCGATATCTTCTTTGGTTCACCGATTAGTATCGTACTGACAATCATGACCATACTTTCACTCACTTATCCATTGATACTTAAGTTCGTGAAACGCAAGAAGAAAACGGCATAA
- a CDS encoding DUF4870 domain-containing protein has translation MDLINSSTQKNAFQPVPQEERTMAMLLWLLNIFTGLIGPLIIWLIKKDESPFINQQGKNYWNYVISYFIYGIAATLLCFILIGFLILPILVIASTVYSIIAIVKTNQGEDYEVPLSIRFIK, from the coding sequence ATGGATCTAATTAACAGTTCAACACAAAAAAATGCATTTCAACCTGTTCCTCAAGAAGAACGAACAATGGCCATGCTACTATGGCTTTTAAACATTTTCACTGGATTGATCGGCCCGCTCATCATCTGGCTTATCAAAAAGGATGAATCTCCTTTCATCAATCAACAAGGTAAAAACTATTGGAATTACGTTATCAGTTATTTTATTTACGGAATCGCAGCCACATTGCTTTGTTTCATATTGATTGGATTCCTCATCCTTCCGATTCTTGTTATTGCTTCAACAGTTTATTCCATCATCGCTATTGTTAAAACGAATCAAGGCGAAGACTATGAAGTACCACTATCAATCAGATTTATTAAATAG
- a CDS encoding tripartite tricarboxylate transporter substrate binding protein → MRRLGCFVLILTVLLASCGKQDDEKQSASIDFPNQTVEIIAPASPGGGWDTTARAIQKVMLDENLTKQNITVINKPGGGGEVGWQYLKSRSPNTIAINSSLLLSNKELGLSDLSEDDFTPIAILATEWISLTASNKSNLNSGKEVMDKLKKDPKSLTIGVAPGLGNNDHLAFVQAAKQYGVDVDQLDFLVYKSGGDLQTALLGGHVDVASTAVSEVKEQHQVHKLKMLAVSSEKRIKGIKDVPTWQEQSVDMVFPHWRGVMGTKDMTKEERAYWDKTMRKVVRSKGWQDLRKNNDWDNFYKDSYESEKFLKEQRKKYDQLIKDAGF, encoded by the coding sequence ATGCGAAGATTGGGGTGCTTCGTGTTAATTTTGACAGTACTTTTAGCAAGCTGCGGCAAGCAAGATGATGAAAAGCAGTCTGCTTCTATAGACTTTCCGAATCAAACAGTAGAGATTATTGCGCCAGCATCGCCTGGCGGCGGTTGGGATACAACAGCTCGTGCGATTCAAAAAGTCATGTTAGATGAAAATCTGACAAAACAAAACATCACCGTGATTAATAAACCTGGCGGAGGCGGTGAAGTCGGTTGGCAATATTTAAAGTCTCGCTCGCCGAATACCATCGCAATCAACTCTAGTTTATTGCTTTCAAACAAAGAACTGGGGCTCAGCGATTTAAGTGAAGATGATTTCACACCGATTGCTATATTAGCAACAGAATGGATCAGCTTAACAGCTTCTAACAAATCCAATTTGAATTCTGGTAAAGAAGTCATGGACAAGCTGAAGAAGGATCCGAAATCCTTAACTATCGGTGTCGCACCAGGTCTTGGCAACAATGACCATCTTGCTTTTGTACAAGCTGCTAAACAATACGGTGTGGATGTCGATCAATTAGACTTCCTCGTCTATAAAAGCGGCGGAGATTTACAGACAGCATTGCTGGGAGGACATGTCGATGTAGCTTCTACTGCAGTATCAGAAGTAAAAGAGCAGCATCAAGTACATAAACTCAAAATGTTGGCAGTTTCATCAGAGAAACGTATTAAAGGGATTAAAGACGTACCTACTTGGCAAGAACAAAGCGTCGATATGGTCTTCCCGCACTGGCGCGGTGTCATGGGCACAAAAGATATGACCAAAGAAGAACGTGCTTATTGGGATAAGACTATGCGCAAAGTTGTCCGTTCTAAAGGATGGCAAGATTTACGCAAAAACAATGATTGGGACAATTTCTATAAAGACAGCTATGAATCTGAAAAGTTCTTAAAAGAACAACGTAAAAAATATGATCAGCTCATTAAAGATGCTGGATTTTAA
- the speC gene encoding ornithine decarboxylase produces the protein MENLMIASSKSARPHFDSKRRVINIESCSFDYTDVGAFILTDNDKRMIEQYISEEISIPLIIVKAHAQNLIEKHLNCIAYFIDGKHTCNRDFDNRKIESLIEHYESSLLPPFFKALKAYTSQGNIQFDCPGHQGGRYFLKQPAGRQFYRFFGENIFRSDLCNADTDLGDLLIHEGPAKAAQKHAAKVYNADKTYFVMGGSTTSNSIAVASAVSPDDLILFDRNNHKSVYTSALVKEGGRPVYMQTARDHYGLIGGINIKDFDENFLREEVRKIDPERAEWQRPFRLAVIQLGTYDGTIYNAKDVVEKIGPLCDYILFDSAWVGYEQFIPLMKHASPLLLDLDENDPGIFVVQSVHKQQAGFSQTSQIHKKDKHIKGQHRYINHKCFNNAYMQYATTSPFYPLFASLDINAKMQEGALGRKMWESCLKTSISARKKIAKYCSLIKPFIPEKVNGKNWEKAATENIMSNIDYWKFRPEEKWHGFSEYEKEQYFIDPFKLILTTPGINTENDTYLDFGIPAAVLTCFLKEHGIIAEKNNLNSILFLMTPAEDEIKIDNLITRLLQFEHYIHTDAPLEEVLPELYSHYAERYNGYTIKQLCQEMHDMYKFHDSKELQKFLFLKAHFPVQNMSPKAANIAFKKGHSKLVKVSEIKGETALEGALPYPPGIFCVVPGEVWNEHAQSYFLALEECINRFPGLAPEIQGVYFEQHHNHIAAFAYVYDKQTFT, from the coding sequence ATGGAAAATTTGATGATTGCTTCAAGCAAAAGTGCTAGACCACATTTTGATTCAAAACGACGAGTAATCAATATAGAAAGTTGTAGTTTTGATTATACGGATGTCGGAGCGTTTATTTTAACAGACAACGACAAACGAATGATTGAGCAATATATTTCCGAGGAAATTTCGATACCTTTGATTATTGTCAAAGCACATGCACAAAACCTTATTGAAAAGCATTTGAATTGCATTGCTTACTTTATAGATGGAAAACATACTTGCAATAGAGATTTCGATAATCGAAAAATCGAATCACTCATCGAACATTATGAAAGCAGTCTGCTCCCTCCATTTTTCAAAGCATTGAAAGCCTATACTTCACAAGGGAATATACAATTTGATTGTCCTGGACATCAAGGCGGACGTTACTTTTTGAAACAACCTGCCGGAAGACAATTCTATCGCTTTTTCGGTGAGAATATTTTCAGATCTGACCTGTGTAACGCTGATACAGACCTTGGGGACTTATTGATTCATGAAGGGCCTGCAAAAGCAGCACAAAAGCATGCGGCTAAAGTATATAACGCAGACAAAACTTATTTTGTTATGGGTGGTTCTACAACATCTAACAGTATCGCCGTCGCATCTGCAGTGTCACCGGATGATTTAATCTTATTCGACCGCAATAACCATAAGTCAGTCTATACTTCCGCATTAGTCAAAGAAGGCGGTCGTCCTGTTTACATGCAGACGGCAAGAGACCATTACGGATTAATCGGCGGAATCAATATCAAAGATTTTGATGAAAACTTCTTGCGTGAAGAGGTTAGAAAAATAGATCCGGAGCGTGCAGAGTGGCAGCGTCCTTTCAGACTTGCGGTAATACAGCTTGGTACGTATGACGGTACAATTTACAACGCTAAAGACGTGGTAGAAAAAATCGGTCCTTTATGCGATTACATCTTATTTGATTCAGCTTGGGTAGGATATGAACAATTTATTCCTTTGATGAAACATGCATCTCCGCTGCTTTTGGACTTAGATGAAAATGACCCTGGCATCTTTGTCGTACAATCTGTGCATAAGCAGCAAGCGGGTTTTTCGCAAACATCGCAGATTCATAAAAAAGATAAACATATCAAAGGACAGCATCGCTACATTAATCATAAGTGTTTCAATAACGCATATATGCAATATGCTACAACGTCGCCGTTTTATCCTTTATTTGCGTCGTTGGATATCAATGCCAAAATGCAAGAAGGCGCCTTAGGACGCAAGATGTGGGAATCATGTTTAAAAACTTCTATCAGTGCTCGGAAAAAAATTGCTAAATACTGTTCATTAATCAAGCCTTTCATTCCAGAAAAAGTAAATGGGAAAAATTGGGAAAAAGCAGCGACTGAAAATATCATGTCGAATATTGATTATTGGAAGTTCCGACCTGAAGAAAAATGGCATGGGTTCTCTGAATATGAGAAAGAACAATATTTTATTGATCCATTTAAATTAATCTTAACAACGCCAGGTATCAACACAGAAAACGATACTTACCTTGACTTCGGTATTCCTGCAGCTGTGTTAACATGTTTCCTAAAAGAACACGGCATTATAGCAGAAAAGAACAACCTGAATTCTATATTATTTTTGATGACACCTGCAGAAGATGAGATAAAAATCGATAATCTGATTACACGCCTGCTTCAATTCGAACACTATATTCATACAGATGCACCTTTAGAAGAAGTATTGCCGGAATTGTACAGCCATTATGCTGAGCGCTACAACGGCTATACAATTAAACAACTCTGCCAAGAAATGCATGATATGTATAAGTTTCATGATTCCAAAGAGCTTCAGAAATTTTTATTTTTGAAAGCACACTTTCCAGTCCAAAACATGTCTCCTAAAGCAGCGAATATTGCATTCAAAAAAGGTCACAGCAAACTGGTCAAAGTTTCCGAAATCAAAGGTGAAACTGCACTTGAAGGTGCCTTGCCGTATCCGCCAGGTATATTCTGTGTGGTCCCAGGAGAAGTTTGGAACGAACATGCACAATCTTATTTTCTGGCTTTAGAAGAATGTATCAACCGATTTCCAGGTTTAGCACCTGAAATCCAAGGTGTTTACTTTGAACAACATCACAACCATATTGCCGCATTTGCTTATGTATATGATAAACAAACATTCACTTAA
- a CDS encoding Panacea domain-containing protein, with protein sequence MFKHFLLIIPDHKHGRRVGWHKLITAADDYKYIKHTVQKITSEVGGAQLASHIITTDSDEISSIKQKDTFFSDIDFFENEDDFINYYKNEKELTANDVANYILSYGKNITHLKLQKLTYLCYENVLKKLNFKLFDDNIYAYKLGPVIDSIYSRYRNGGKDILDIEEDDSIYLSESDLLIKPSLSRVLFSENGVKVLQVIDTTLEEYIDYSTSALVNITHEEGTAWNNTYIEGVKNNIISDEQILTSSK encoded by the coding sequence ATGTTTAAACATTTTCTGTTGATAATACCTGATCATAAACATGGACGTAGGGTTGGATGGCATAAATTAATCACCGCTGCGGATGACTATAAATATATAAAACACACTGTGCAAAAGATAACTTCTGAAGTAGGGGGAGCACAACTTGCGTCACATATAATCACTACAGATTCAGATGAAATTAGTTCTATAAAACAAAAAGACACGTTTTTTTCAGATATTGATTTTTTTGAAAATGAGGATGACTTTATAAATTATTATAAAAATGAAAAAGAACTTACTGCTAATGATGTGGCTAACTACATTTTAAGTTATGGGAAAAATATTACTCATTTGAAACTACAAAAGTTAACGTATTTGTGTTATGAGAATGTATTAAAAAAATTAAATTTCAAACTTTTTGATGATAATATATATGCCTATAAACTTGGTCCTGTAATTGATAGCATATATTCAAGGTATAGAAATGGTGGTAAAGATATATTAGATATTGAAGAGGATGATAGTATTTACCTTTCTGAAAGTGATTTGTTAATAAAACCGTCCCTAAGCAGAGTATTGTTTTCAGAGAATGGAGTTAAGGTTTTGCAAGTTATTGATACTACATTAGAAGAATATATTGATTATTCAACGAGTGCATTGGTAAATATTACCCATGAAGAAGGAACTGCTTGGAATAACACATATATAGAAGGCGTAAAGAATAACATAATATCTGATGAACAGATATTAACAAGTAGTAAATAA
- a CDS encoding tripartite tricarboxylate transporter TctB family protein: MARLLPPILLTLLGIIYLVLTLNVQRSRIGDPNSPMYFPLLIATLLIVMSVIYFFQEYKRRHEHFEILDLLLQKKTLIRLGATIVMIIIYALIFERLGFLISTILFLGGVLFLINGVKHWLQNIIVALVFSGITWYTFSQLLDVSLP, encoded by the coding sequence ATGGCACGACTTTTACCACCGATTCTCCTTACATTATTAGGGATTATTTATCTGGTACTGACACTTAATGTACAACGGTCTCGTATCGGCGACCCGAACAGTCCGATGTACTTTCCGTTACTCATTGCGACGCTGCTCATTGTGATGAGTGTGATTTATTTCTTCCAAGAATATAAACGTCGCCATGAGCACTTTGAGATTCTCGATTTATTACTTCAAAAGAAAACACTGATTCGTTTAGGCGCAACGATTGTGATGATTATTATTTATGCTTTAATATTCGAACGCTTAGGTTTCTTAATTTCGACTATCCTCTTCTTAGGAGGCGTGTTGTTTTTAATTAATGGGGTGAAACACTGGCTTCAAAATATTATTGTTGCGCTCGTATTTTCAGGAATTACATGGTATACCTTCTCGCAATTATTAGATGTGAGTTTACCATAA
- a CDS encoding BCCT family transporter, with the protein MKTRKEKHRNIVYFTSVGIILLATLVAGIFPKLFGKYAQSTYDVIAGTFGWLFLVIIVVLDIFLISLAVSRFGRFKLGADDSEPEFSFMSWIGMLFSAGLGVGIVFWGVAEPLTHFLHSPFPGTVKDQSEESARLAMGYTFFHWGISQWSIFAMAGLVVAYFQFRKKRNGLISTAMEPVFGEAYPRPVRNLIDILAIIATVMGIATSIGLGIMQISGGLHHVFNVPNTNVTKVAITVLMVCIFLGSALTGLNRGVKWLSNINIGLGAILLIFILIFGDLKFVLESYTLAIGDYLRHFIEYSLRVNPYSGENGWVQKWTVFYWAWVIAWSPFIGGFVARVSRGRTIREFVIGVLIIPPLISFTWIAGFGGTALKIALTQNTGIEKIVDKDYSVALFELLKQFPISDITSILAIALIFIFIVTSADSTTHIVASMATGGVDNPNIKDKVIWGLLIGAISVTMTIAGGLTSLQTASLVTGLPFSIILILMIVSIMRALRREHTKHFQMSYIDDDTDYSIPLEKREKEIEKEEAEAANDTKTNDKEQ; encoded by the coding sequence ATGAAAACCAGGAAAGAAAAACATAGAAATATAGTTTATTTCACTTCGGTAGGTATTATCCTGCTAGCAACATTGGTTGCGGGAATTTTCCCAAAACTCTTCGGTAAATATGCACAAAGTACGTATGACGTGATTGCAGGGACATTCGGCTGGCTCTTCTTAGTTATTATCGTTGTACTGGATATCTTCTTAATTTCGTTAGCCGTATCACGTTTCGGACGTTTCAAACTTGGCGCAGATGATTCTGAACCGGAATTCTCATTCATGTCTTGGATCGGGATGTTATTCTCGGCAGGACTGGGTGTCGGTATTGTCTTTTGGGGTGTTGCAGAACCTTTAACACACTTCTTGCATTCGCCATTCCCAGGAACAGTGAAAGATCAGTCAGAAGAATCCGCACGTTTAGCCATGGGCTATACATTCTTCCACTGGGGTATCTCTCAATGGTCGATTTTCGCTATGGCAGGTTTAGTAGTGGCTTACTTCCAATTCCGTAAAAAGCGTAACGGATTAATTTCAACAGCGATGGAACCGGTATTCGGTGAAGCGTATCCTAGACCTGTTCGTAATCTGATTGATATTTTAGCGATTATCGCAACAGTAATGGGGATTGCGACATCAATCGGTTTAGGTATTATGCAAATCAGCGGCGGTTTGCATCATGTATTTAATGTACCGAATACAAACGTAACCAAAGTTGCGATTACAGTATTAATGGTATGTATCTTCCTAGGTTCAGCTTTAACCGGTCTAAACCGCGGTGTGAAATGGTTAAGTAATATTAATATCGGCCTTGGTGCTATTTTATTAATCTTTATCTTAATCTTCGGAGACTTAAAATTCGTATTAGAGTCTTATACATTAGCTATAGGTGATTACTTACGTCACTTTATTGAATACAGTTTACGTGTGAATCCATATTCAGGAGAGAACGGATGGGTTCAAAAATGGACAGTCTTCTATTGGGCATGGGTCATTGCGTGGTCGCCGTTTATCGGTGGTTTCGTTGCACGTGTATCAAGAGGACGTACTATTCGTGAATTCGTTATCGGCGTATTAATCATTCCGCCATTAATTTCATTTACATGGATTGCAGGTTTCGGCGGTACTGCACTTAAGATCGCATTAACGCAAAATACTGGAATTGAAAAGATTGTAGATAAAGATTACTCAGTCGCATTGTTCGAGTTGTTAAAACAATTCCCAATCTCAGACATTACAAGTATTTTAGCAATCGCACTTATCTTCATCTTTATCGTCACAAGTGCCGACTCTACGACACATATTGTCGCAAGTATGGCTACGGGCGGTGTAGATAACCCGAATATAAAAGACAAAGTTATTTGGGGTCTGCTTATCGGTGCTATCTCAGTCACAATGACCATTGCGGGCGGACTGACAAGTCTGCAGACTGCATCACTTGTGACAGGCTTGCCATTCTCGATCATTCTGATACTCATGATTGTGTCTATCATGCGTGCATTGCGCAGAGAACACACGAAACACTTCCAAATGTCTTATATCGATGACGATACAGACTACTCTATTCCATTAGAGAAACGTGAAAAAGAAATCGAGAAAGAAGAAGCAGAAGCAGCCAACGACACAAAAACCAATGATAAAGAACAATAA